A genome region from Glycine max cultivar Williams 82 chromosome 5, Glycine_max_v4.0, whole genome shotgun sequence includes the following:
- the LOC100526973 gene encoding uncharacterized protein LOC100526973: MASAQCEKPNTKVEVSQPKSQHNPNTAIEVCQPKTQHSSFGQKLSEITSKAFKGRHGSNQNQLQCYSQTQVESQGHNGTKTETHYYGQTQTQNDKKHGVSKTQITVTVVQAQITHTEEDPYPYGTTTTCFGAHAKKNGELNNNKKDMNLFRRIKNGLSSYNNNEGGISSSSSDSESDDKCPKTKKGGNCKQDATKTKPV, translated from the exons ATGGCCTCTGCTCAGTGTGAGAAACCCAACACAAAAGTTGAAGTTAGCCAACCAAAAAGCCAACACAACCCCAATACTGCAATTGAAGTCTGCCAACCCAAAACCCAACACAGCTCGTTCGGCCAAAAATTGTCTGAGATAACTAGCAAGGCTTTCAAAGGGCGACATGGTAGCAACCAAAATCAACTTCAATGCTATAGCCAAACTCAGGTTGAGTCACAAGGCCACAATGGTACCAAAACAGAGACTCACTATTATGGCCAAACTCAGACCCAAAATGACAAAAAGCATGGGGTCTCCAAAACCCAGATCACAGTTACTGTGGTCCAAGCACAAATTACCCACACCGAAGAGGACCCTTATCCTTATGGCACCACTACAACATGCTTTGGGGCTCATGCCAAGAAGAATGGAGAGCTCAACAACAATAAGAAGGATATGAACTTGTTCCGGAGGATTAAGAATGGCTTATCCAGCTATAATAACAATGAAGGAggcatcagcagcagcagcagtgaCAGTGAAAGTGATGATAAGTGCCCAAAGACAAAG AAAGGAGGAAACTGCAAACAGGACGCAACTAAAACAAAGCCTGTTTAA
- the LOC100811835 gene encoding KAT8 regulatory NSL complex subunit 3 encodes MVACMKDINVSAVVCLGYPLKGINGAVRDETLLQLTVPTKFVQGSKDALCPLEKLEATRKKMKVPNELHVIDGGDHSFKIGKKHLQANNSTQDEAEDVAVQAIAAFFFRSLEG; translated from the exons ATGGTGGCTTGCATGAAAGACATTAATGTTTCTGCTGTAGTATGCTTGGGCTACCCATTAAag GGAATCAATGGTGCAGTTAGAGATGAAACACTGTTACAGTTAACAGTTCCTACAAAGTTTGTACag GGCAGCAAGGATGCTCTCTGTCCACTTGAGAAGTTAGAAGCCACTCGGAAGAAGATGAAAGTACCCAATGAGCTGCATGTCATCGATGGTGGTGACCACTCTTTCAAGATTGGTAAGAAGCACCTGCAAGCAAACAATTCCACCCAAGATGAAGCTGAGGATGTTGCTGTGCAGGCTATTGCTGCTTTCTTTTTCAGGTCTCTTGAAGGATGA
- the LOC102669617 gene encoding subtilisin-like protease SBT2.5 isoform X1 yields MGSTKVESYFVFMSYDPEYGRLQADRTKRGVHELDLYLDRKHDELLASTLEPGSYKKTSSLVIVDAFAVEITEDQANVLRSAKGVRVVEKNEVPL; encoded by the exons ATGGGAAGCACAAAAGTCGAGTCCTACTTTGTCTTCATGAGCTATGATCCTGAATACGGGAGACTTCAAGCTGATCG AACCAAGAGAGGGGTACATGAGCTTGATTTGTACCTTGATAGAAAACACGATGAACTCTTAGCAAGTACCCTAGAGCCAGGAAGCTACAAGAAGACATCTTCTTTGGTCATTGTTGATGCTTTTGCAGTCGAAATTACCGAGGatcaa GCCAATGTGCTCAGATCTGCAAAAGGAGTGAGGGttgtggagaaaaatgaagtacCACTCTAG
- the LOC102669617 gene encoding uncharacterized protein isoform X2, producing the protein MGSTKVESYFVFMSYDPEYGRLQADRTKRGVHELDLYLDRKHDELLASTLEPGSYKKTSSLANVLRSAKGVRVVEKNEVPL; encoded by the exons ATGGGAAGCACAAAAGTCGAGTCCTACTTTGTCTTCATGAGCTATGATCCTGAATACGGGAGACTTCAAGCTGATCG AACCAAGAGAGGGGTACATGAGCTTGATTTGTACCTTGATAGAAAACACGATGAACTCTTAGCAAGTACCCTAGAGCCAGGAAGCTACAAGAAGACATCTTCTTTG GCCAATGTGCTCAGATCTGCAAAAGGAGTGAGGGttgtggagaaaaatgaagtacCACTCTAG